A single region of the Leptotrichia sp. OH3620_COT-345 genome encodes:
- a CDS encoding aminotransferase class V-fold PLP-dependent enzyme translates to MKMYPLNSLSVLEAQEKQFRLVDIITKHMTGSEFLELGDLGLNKEINKPVKTEKVEKIIASFFNAEDCILTRGAGTQAIRWGILSSVKPNGKILVHDAPIYPTTEVNIKSMNLSIIKYNFNNLKGLSEILDDKELTFCLLQHTRQKPDDSYDLGEIIKKIKEIRKNIIILTDDNYAVMKVDKIGCELGADLSAFSTFKLLGPVGIGCLTGKKEFIEKVKKMNYSGGVQVQGYEAMEVLRGLVYAPVSLAIQAQENETLVKELTDRKKYPYIKNVFLGNAQSKVVLVEFKENIAEKLIKYAEELGALPNPVGAESKYEIPPLFYKVSGTFLKNDPTLKEKMIRINPNRSGSKTVIRILEQAYTKIMKE, encoded by the coding sequence ATGAAAATGTATCCGTTAAATTCTCTTTCAGTTTTAGAAGCTCAAGAAAAGCAGTTCAGATTAGTAGATATTATTACCAAACATATGACAGGAAGTGAATTTCTGGAATTAGGGGATTTAGGGCTGAACAAAGAAATAAATAAACCTGTGAAAACGGAAAAAGTGGAAAAAATCATTGCTAGCTTTTTTAATGCTGAAGATTGTATACTTACAAGAGGGGCAGGAACTCAGGCAATAAGGTGGGGAATTTTATCATCTGTTAAACCGAATGGAAAAATTTTGGTCCATGATGCTCCGATTTATCCCACAACTGAAGTAAATATAAAAAGTATGAACTTAAGTATTATAAAATATAACTTTAATAATTTAAAAGGACTTTCAGAAATTTTAGATGATAAAGAACTGACATTTTGTCTTTTACAACATACTAGACAGAAGCCGGATGACAGCTATGATTTAGGAGAAATTATAAAAAAAATAAAAGAAATAAGAAAAAATATAATAATTCTTACAGATGACAATTATGCAGTAATGAAAGTGGATAAAATAGGCTGTGAGTTAGGAGCAGATCTTTCAGCTTTTTCAACTTTTAAGTTATTAGGTCCTGTAGGGATAGGATGCTTGACAGGAAAAAAAGAGTTTATTGAAAAAGTAAAAAAGATGAATTATTCAGGAGGAGTACAGGTACAAGGATACGAAGCTATGGAAGTACTGAGAGGACTTGTGTATGCACCTGTAAGCCTGGCAATACAGGCACAGGAAAATGAGACATTAGTTAAAGAACTCACTGATAGGAAAAAATATCCTTATATAAAAAATGTATTTCTGGGAAATGCACAATCAAAAGTAGTGTTAGTGGAATTTAAAGAAAATATAGCTGAAAAACTGATAAAATATGCTGAAGAGTTAGGAGCATTACCGAATCCTGTAGGAGCAGAGTCAAAATATGAAATTCCTCCTTTATTTTACAAGGTTTCAGGCACATTCTTAAAAAATGATCCGACTTTAAAAGAAAAAATGATAAGAATAAATCCAAATAGAAGCGGTTCAAAAACTGTTATAAGAATATTGGAACAAGCATACACTAAAATAATGAAGGAGTGA